The Gemmatimonas phototrophica region AGCGCACTGGTGGAGACGCCACTGTTGACGATGCTCAAGACGGCGCCCTGGACGCTCTGCTGGGTGAGCGCAAAGCTGCCCAGCATGATGAAGCCAAGGTGGCTGATGGAGCTGTAGGAGATGAGGCGCTTCAGATCGCTCTGCGCCATGGCCATGAGCGCCCCGTAGAGCACCGCGATGACTGACAGCACGAGGATGGTGCCGCGCACCACGTCGTGGGAGGCGGCCGCCGGGAACAGCGGAATGGCAAACCGCAGGATTGCATAGGCTCCCACCTTCAAACCCAGCGTCACGGCCGCGAAGGTGGGCGCCGCACTCTGCGCATCCGGGAGCCACGTGTGGAACGGCACCAGCGCCGACTTTACCGCAAAAGCGGAGAAGAAGGCGAGGAACATGAACAGCTGCGTTCGCGGTGACAGGGCGACGTCGCGCAGTGTATCGAGGTGCAGCGATGTGCCGCCACCAAGATTCCACAGGGCAATGATCGCCACCAGCATGAGCAACGAGCCAACCAGCGTAAACAGCACATAGCGCAAGCTGGCCCGCGAGGTACCCACTGCTCCCCAGACACCCACCAACAGGTAGGTGGGGATGAGCATCAGCTCCCACGCCAGATAGAACAGCAGCAGATCAAGCGTGACGAACACGCCGATCAACCCGGAGGTCAACAGCAGAGCGAGTGCACCAAACGCCGGCGTTCGCGTGCGCACGTTGTTCCATGACCCGAGCAGCGCCAGCGGGGCCACGATCGCGGTCATGAGCACCATGGGGAGCGACAGGCCATCAACGGCCACACTGAACGTCGCGCCCAGATCGGTCAACCAAGGAAGGTCCACCCGTGCCTGCCAACCACGTTCCGAGGCATCGAAGAGGCCCCAGAGGGCGACGGCCAACAGAGCCTCGATCACCAGGGCGCCCAGCGTGAGCACCCGGGCATCGGGACCACCACTTGGCGCTTCCGCACCACTCTCATCCCGGGCGATATCCCGACCCAGCACGCGAACCAAGGCGGCCGCAGCGATGGGCCACAACAGCATTGCCGGAAGCACCCAGCGGTCCACACCCATCGACAACAGGAGTTCTCGCATACGTCAGCTCAGCGTCAGCGCCGCAATGAGTGCCAGCGCGCCTGCCGCCAGCATCCAGGCATACTTGCCTACGTCCCCATCTTGCAGTCGTGCGCCCATGAGCGACGCGGTCCGGGCCAGCAGTGAGCCGCCAGCGCTGAAGCCGCGATCAACCCCACGATCGACCCCACGATCAAGGACCACACTGGCCACCAGTTGCACCGGGCGAACGATGAGGGTGTCGACCAGGGCATCGACACCATACGCCCGGGCCAGCAGACTGGTGTCCACCGGCGAGTCCGTCTTATTGGCCATCGGTTTGCGGTAAAGCACCAGCGAAATCACAATGCCCACCACGGCCACTCCCGTGGCAATCCCTACCAGCATCCACTCGGTGTTGTGCGAGAGGTGGCCCGTGCCGCCCAGGATCTTGGTACTCGCCCCGGTCACCGGCTCCAGCCAATGCTCAAGGGCACCGACCGGTCCGAGCGGGAGGAGCGCCGGAAGATTGAGCCACCCGCCGGCCACGGTGAGGAGCGCGAGTACCAACACCGGGACCGTCATGATGGCGGGCGCCTCGTGGAGCGCTGCACGCTCGGACTCGCCGGTGCGATTCTCGCCGTAGAAGGTGAGCAGCAACATCCGCGTCATGTAAACCGCGGTAAGAAGGGCCGTCAGGACCCCCATGCCGTAGACCATATACAACAGCGACTGCCCAGGAATGCCAAAGAGCGACGCCGTAGCGAGCGGAGATCCCTGAGCCCTCAGGATGACAGACGCGAGGATTTCGTCTTTCGAGAAGAACCCGGACAACGGCGGAATCCCGGCGATCGCCAGTGTTGCCAACGTCATGGCCGTCGCCGTCGCGGGCATGAACTTCGCCAGTCCGCCCATATTGCGGAGGTCCTGGGGGTCGTCGTGGCGATGCGTGTGATGGTAGGCGTGGTGCATGGCATGAATCACTGAGCCAGCCCCGAGAAAGAGTAGCGCCTTGAAGAACGCGTGGGTGACCAGATGGAACACGCCTGCCGTATACGCCCCCGCGCCGACGCCTACGAACATGTACCCCAACTGGGACACGGTGGAATAGGCCAGCACCTTCTTGATGTCCCACTGTCGGAGGGCAATCGTGGCGGCATACAGTGCCGTCAGCGCGCCAACCAAAGTGACGACCAGCGAGGCTTCAGGAGCCCCGGAGAACACGGGGGCCGCACGGGCAACCAGATACACCCCGGCGGTCACCATGGTGGCCGCGTGAATGAGCGCCGAGACGGGCGTTGGGCCCGCCATGGCATCCGGCAACCAGATGTACAACGGCAGCTGGGCACTCTTGCCCACACAGCCTACGAACAGGAACAGCGCAATGGCCAGCACCACCGGCGAGCCGGCCATGGTCGACAAGGCGGCATGCGCTCCCACGAAGTCCAGCGTTTGCGTGGTCGTCCAGATGAGGAACATGGCCACGAGGAAACCGAAGTCACCAACGCGGTTCACCACAAACGCCTTTTTGCCCGCATCCGCGTTGGCTTTTTCGGTGAACCAGAAGCCGATGAGCAGGTACGACGCCAGCCCGACGCCTTCCCAGCCAACAAACATGACCGGGTAACTGCCCCCCAACACCAGCACCAGCATGAATGCGACAAACAGGTTGAGATACGCAAAGTACCGCGCGTATCCCGCGTCATCGCGCATGTAGCCAATGGAGAACAGATGAATCAGTGAGCCAACACCGGTAATGACCAGCACCATCAACATGGAGAGCTGATCCAGCTGCAGGCTCCAGTCCACGGCGAGCGTGCCGGCCACCATCCACTGACCGAGCGTGACCACGACCGGACCAGGAATGCCCACTCGAACACGCATGAACAACACCACGGCCAATGCAAACGCCGCAATGATCACCCCGGGGCCAAGGATGGTCACGACCGGATTGCGCGCGGTCGTCACGACCGTTGAACCGTCCGCGGGCTTGGTCATCAGGGCGATGGCGCCGTTGATCACGAAGCCGAGGATCGGCAGCAGGATCAGGATCGGCAACAAGGTGGCGATCATCCGCGCAGCGTCCGGAGGTTGGAGAGATCCACGGTGCCAAAGTGCCGGAAGATCGAAATGATGATGGCGAGTCCCACCGCCGCTTCGGCCGCCGCGATGGTCATCACCATGACCACGAACACCTGCCCCGTCACGTTATGCATCTTGGCGAACGCCACAAAACTCAGATTGACGGCGTTGAGCATCAGTTCAGCGCACATGAACAGGATGATGGCGTTGCGCCGGGTGAGCACCCCCACGACACCGATCACGAACAGGATCGCCGACACGATAAGGGCTTCGGTGATCATGCCTGTACCCGCTTCTTGGCGAGGAGGACGGCTCCGATCACGGCGACCAACAGGACGAGGCTGGTGAGTTCAAAGGCCACGAGATAGTCCGTAAAGAGCGATGCCGCCACAGGCTCAACAACGTTGTCCGACGCTGGAGACGACGGCACGCGCGGCAGGCGGTTGCGCTGCGCCACCAACAGATTGGCCAGCAAGGCTATGCCCACCAACCCGGCGCCCAATCGGGAGCCGAGGCTGCGAAGATCGGAGATTTCACTGTGCCCGAGGTTGAGCAACATGACGACGAAGACGAACACCACCATGATGGCGCCGGCATAGACCAACACCTGAATCGCGCCGATGAACGGGGCGTCGAGCATGACGTACAGGCCTGCCAACGCGAACATGACGTTTACCAGCCACAACGCCGCCGGCACCGGGTTCTTCCGCGTGACAAACAGCAACGCAGAGGCCACGGCGAGCAGCGAGAACAGGTAAAACTGGAACTCGAAGAATCCGTTCATTCGCCCTTCGGGTCCGCAGGATCCCACAATTCACTGACCGGGTGCGTCTGCGCCATGAGGCGCTCCAGATCGTACACGAAGGACGCCCGGTCGAACTCGGCGTTCTCGTAATGGCGTCCAACATGGATCGCCTCTTCCGGACACACTTCCTGACAGTAGCCGCAGAAGATGCAGCGGAACTCGTCGATTTCGAACACCAGCGGATAGCGATTCCCCTGCTCGTCCTCACCAGGGGTAAGCTTGATGCAATTGGCCGGGCACACCGTCGGGCAGAGGCCACAGGCCACACACTTGGCCTTGCCGTCTTCAGTGGTGAGCATGCGATGGGTGCCCCGCCAGCGCGGCGACAGATCCCATTTCGTTTCCGGATACTCCATCGTCACCTTGTGCGGATCCACGAGGTGCTTGAGCGTCACGGCCATGCCCTTGAGCGTGGCGCGCACGTAGCTCACCCGCTCCAATGGACGTTCCATGACCTTCACGCCGATGGCCATCAGTCAACTCCTTCGGCAATCAGGGTCTGTCCTGCAGTCGCCACGGCTGGCGTCCCGGTTGCAGTGGTGTGCTGCGCCACCAACTGCCGGCGCGACAGATCCAACCCGCGCGCCCGCAGGCGCTCGAGATCCAGCGGCGCCACTCGCGCGCTGGCCGGGCTGATCAACTTCCCGCGGTCGAGCCACGAGAGCAGGATCACGATGAGCACGATATTCAGCGCCAGCAAAGCCAGCGAGAACAGGGGACCGCGAGCTACCCCGAGCATATCCAGCCCCAGTGTCGCCGAGGCGATCACCACGATGTATGCCAGGGCGATGGGCAGCATGACACTCCATCCGAGCGACATGAGCTGATCGTAGCGGAAGCGCGGTACCGTCCAGCGAACCCACATGAATACGAAGATGAAGAAACCGATCTTTGAAATCATCATGAGCAGCGTGGCCACGGTCTTCAGCACCGAGTATGGCCCGGCATTGTCCCACTGCGTGAAGGGGATATCCCATCCGCCGAAGAACATGACGGCGGTCAAACCGCTCACCGTCAGCATGTTGGCATACTCGGCAATGAAGAACATTGAGAACTTCATCCCGCTGTATTCCGTGTGATAGCCGGCCACGAGCTCCGATTCCGCTTCCGGAAGATCGAACGGCAGTCGATTCGTTTCGGCGAAGGCGGCCACGAGGAACGTGAACCACGCGATGGTGAGCGAGAGCACGTTCCAGCCCATGGACGACTGCTGCTGGACGATGGCGCCCAACGACACATTGCCCGCCAGCAGCAACACCGGGATGGTGGACATGCCCATGGCGATCTCATAGGAGATCATCTGCGCACTTGAGCGCAGCCCACCCAGCAAAGCGTACTTGTTGTTGGAGGACCATCCAGCAAGCACAATGCCGTAGACCCCGAGCGATGAAATGGCCAGGGTGAACAAAAATCCAACCGGCAACGGCGCGATGGCCATCTCGATCAAGCCCCACGGCGTGGGGAGCGGGGCCGCAAATGGCAGCACTGCCCACGTCATCATGGCGGGAATGAATGCGAGCGCCGGCGCAATGAGGAAGAGCCATCGATCCGCAAAAGGCGGATTGGTCTCCTCCTTCATGAAGTTCTTGATGCCGTCAGCCACTGGCTGCAGAATACCGCCGGGACCGGCCCGGTTTGGACCACGACGGTCCTGGAACCAGGCGGCCAGCTTCCGTTCCAACAAGGTCAGCAGCGCCACCGTGACCAGGTAGACTCCAAAAAACACCAGAATCTTCACCACGCTCGCGGCCACAAACGTCCCGATGGCGTCCGGAGCCAACTGCGGGTTGGCACGCGGAAACAGTTGAGCCACATCAAGCGCGGCCACGATCGCCAGCGCCGTCATATGGCCGCCCCAGCGGTGGCAGTCTCGGATGCAAGGACCGGCAGCCCGTGCATGCCCAGCGATTCGTAGTCGAGCCCCGCGAACGCCTGATGCGTGGACACCATCGCGGCAAACACATCTGCCGGCAGGTGAAATTCCGCCGCACCGCCGGTCGCAGCCAGCAGATCGGTCAGCACAAACCAGGATGGGCGCGCCACACCGGGCGCGGTCCGTCCCTGCAGGAAGCGCTGCACACGCCCACGCAAATTGGTAAAGGTGCCCTCTTCCTCAACCGTATTCGTGATGGGGAGTACCGCAACCGCGCGTTCGGCAACAGCGGTTGGAATGGTCGTTCCCACAAACACGAGGGAAGACAACGCCGCCAACTCGCTGGGAGTGACGCCATCGAGCGCATCCCCAACTACCAGCAACGCATCATCATGCCGAAGGGCACTGCCCACCGTGGTCACCTCGGCAAAGCCCAGCAGACGCGCCCCGGCCGCGTTGGCCGCACGCTCTTCACGCAGCGCGAGATCGGCTACGCCAGGCAACGGAACCGTCTCGCCGCGCGCGACTCGGAAAACACCTTGTCCATTCAACTGTGCGACCAGTCGCTCCAGCAGGAACAACGCCTCGTTGGACAGGTTCGGCGAGGCCAGCACGACCACACGCTTCCCGGACAACGCGCCCACGGCCGCGGTCACGGCGTCTTCCCAATCGACTTCCGTCAACGTGCCGTTGATGCGAACCAACGGCTGATCGGCACGATCCCGACGCGCGAATTCGCGGTAGGACTGTCGTCCGACTTCGCACATGTAATACTGGTTCACTGCGTCGTTGGGACGCGGCTTCAGGCGGACCGGCACGTTGTCCCGCGTTTCCACCACCGCGTTGCACCCCTGACTGCAGCCGGTGCACACGGTGGGGGCCCGGTCGAGTTCCCAGGCACGGGCCTTGTTCAGGAAATCCTTACTCAGCAAGGCCCCCACGGGACACAGATCAATCACGTTCCCCGCCCATGGGTTGGTGAGATCATGCCCTTCCGCCTTGCCGATAAACGCCCGATCACCGCGCTCAGACACATTGAGCACGGGCTCGTCAGCCACGTCGCTCATGAAGCGAACGCAACGGGTGCACAGGATGCAGCGGTTCTGCACATACAGCACATCACCACCAAAATCCTCCACCGGGTTGAAGCGCTTCGGTTCGCGATACCGCGAATCCGCGCGCCCTTCCGCGAAGGTATAGTCCTGCAGCTCGCACTCACCCGCCTGATCGCAAATCGGACAATCGAGGGGATGGTTGATCAGCAGAAACTCCAGCACTCCCTTGCGCGCTTCCAGCGCTTTGGGTGAATGCACGTGCACCACCTGCCCTTCCATGACCGAAGTGGCACACGCCGGTGCCAGCTTGGGCATCTTCTCCACCTCGACCAGACACATGCGGCACACGCCGGCCACCGGAAGCCCAGGGTGGTAGCAGTAGTGCGGCACGAGCACACCCGCCGTCTTGGCCGCTTCCAGAATGGACATGCCATCTGGTACGGTGACCGGGCGCCCCTCAATGGTGAGTGAGACCATCTTCACGTCTGCCATCGTCCCCTCACGCGGCCGAGGCGCGCAGCGCCCCGGGTACAGTCACCATGGCCGGATTCGCCGCAATCTTCGCTTCGAACTCGTGGCGGAATTTCTTCAGTCCCGACATCACCGGCGTGGCGCAGGAGTCGCTCAGAACGCAGATCGTCTTGCCACTCATGCCATCGGCAATGGACACCAGCGTGTCGAGATCCTCCGCGGTGCCTTCACCGTCGCGAATACGCTCCATGATGCGCGTAATCCACGCCGTGCCTTCGCGGCACTGCGAGCACTGGGCGCAGCTTTCGTGCGCGTAGAAGCGCGTCAGCCGCGCGATCTGCCGGACCATGCACTGCCGATCATCAAAGACGATCGCTCCGCCGGAGCCGAGCATCGTTCCCGCGGCGACCATCCCCTCATAGTCCATGATGGCGCCTTCGGCCTCTTCCCGCGTCAGAATGGGCACCGAAGACCCGCCGGGAATGACGGCCTTAATCTCGCGGCCCGGCAACGGCCCACCGCAGAGGTCGTACAGAAAATCCTTGAACGGAAAGCCCAACGCGACTTCGTAGTTACCAGGGCGCGTGATATTGCCGCACACCGAGAACAACTTCGTGCCGATGCTTTTGGGATTGTCCGGGCGTCCAAACTGCTTGTACCACTCCGCGCCGTTCTTGATGATGTACGGGACGGTGGTGAGGGTTTCGACGTTGTTGATGGTGGTGGGCTTTCCGAAGAGCCCTGCCACCGCCGGGAACGGCGGCTTGATGCGCGGATTGCCACGCCGTCCCTCAAGGGAATTCATGAGCGCGGTTTCTTCGCCGCAGATGTACGCGCCCGCCCCCCGATGCACATGGACGTCCACCTGCTTGCCGCTCCCCATGGCGTTGGCGCCGAGGATGCCGGCCGCATACGCCTCTTCGACCGCGGCGGTGACACGCGCGTACGGTTCGGTGAACTCGCCCCGAATGTAGATGTACGCCGTTTGCGCGTAGATCGCGTGGGCCGCCAGGGCCACCCCTTCCACCAATCCATGGGGCGTCCAGCGCATGATCTCACGATCCTTGAACGTCCCCGGCTCGGACTCGTCGGCGTTGCAGCAGAGGTAATGCGTCTTGCCATCGGGTTTCATGAACGACCACTTCATGCCGGTGGGAAATCCGGCACCGCCACGGCCACGTAGGCCGGAGTCCTTCACGATCGTCTGCAGTTCCTGCGGGTCCGTAAACAACGCTTTCTGCAACGCCTCATACCCGCCGCGCGCCCGCCACCCTTCAAGGGTGCGCGCCTCGGCATCGCCGAAGTACTTCGACAGGATGGGTGTTTCGCGCGGATGAGACGGATGTGGATACCCCATTACTTCAACTCCGCCAGAATGCGTGGCACCGACTCGGGCGTCACGGATTCAATGAAATCGTTGTTGATCATGACCGGCGTGGCAAAGCCACAGGCGCCCAGACATTCCACTTCGATGACCGTGAACCGGCCATCGGCGCTGGTGAGCCCGAGGTCACCGCACCCGGTATGCTCGAGAAAACTCTTGACCACATCTTCCGCACCACAGACGTTGCACGGGGTCGTCGTGCAGACCTGAATGAAGTGCCGGCCGACCGGGTGCTGGTGATACATGGTGTAGAAACTCACCACGCCCTTGATGTAGGCCGGCGTAATGGCGAGCAGCGCCGCAATCTCCTCGATCCCCTTGTCGCTGACCCAGCCGCGCGCATCCTGCAACATCCAGAGCGCCGGCAACAGGGCGGCCTGTTTGGTGGGATAGCGCGAAAGAATGGTATCGAGTTGCGTGCGGGCCTCACCCACGAAAACCGGTTCATGCGGTTCGTCGTGGTGATGGCCATGCGGCGGGGCGGCCACAAGGGCGCCTCCACTGGCGGACGGGCCATGGCTCACCGGTC contains the following coding sequences:
- a CDS encoding complex I subunit 4 family protein: MRELLLSMGVDRWVLPAMLLWPIAAAALVRVLGRDIARDESGAEAPSGGPDARVLTLGALVIEALLAVALWGLFDASERGWQARVDLPWLTDLGATFSVAVDGLSLPMVLMTAIVAPLALLGSWNNVRTRTPAFGALALLLTSGLIGVFVTLDLLLFYLAWELMLIPTYLLVGVWGAVGTSRASLRYVLFTLVGSLLMLVAIIALWNLGGGTSLHLDTLRDVALSPRTQLFMFLAFFSAFAVKSALVPFHTWLPDAQSAAPTFAAVTLGLKVGAYAILRFAIPLFPAAASHDVVRGTILVLSVIAVLYGALMAMAQSDLKRLISYSSISHLGFIMLGSFALTQQSVQGAVLSIVNSGVSTSALFLMAGMLEDRTGTTDMRAFGGLARVVPWFSVMLTLVMLSTVALPGTNGFVGEFLILLGTYADLPVLAVVATSGVIFAAAYGMRALQELLFGRLDVSTNGAMADLSSREKLVMTVFAAAILYLGFVPQQVLQRSERASRDLVESVRFGPNAPTLLPPVSLNR
- the nuoL gene encoding NADH-quinone oxidoreductase subunit L translates to MIATLLPILILLPILGFVINGAIALMTKPADGSTVVTTARNPVVTILGPGVIIAAFALAVVLFMRVRVGIPGPVVVTLGQWMVAGTLAVDWSLQLDQLSMLMVLVITGVGSLIHLFSIGYMRDDAGYARYFAYLNLFVAFMLVLVLGGSYPVMFVGWEGVGLASYLLIGFWFTEKANADAGKKAFVVNRVGDFGFLVAMFLIWTTTQTLDFVGAHAALSTMAGSPVVLAIALFLFVGCVGKSAQLPLYIWLPDAMAGPTPVSALIHAATMVTAGVYLVARAAPVFSGAPEASLVVTLVGALTALYAATIALRQWDIKKVLAYSTVSQLGYMFVGVGAGAYTAGVFHLVTHAFFKALLFLGAGSVIHAMHHAYHHTHRHDDPQDLRNMGGLAKFMPATATAMTLATLAIAGIPPLSGFFSKDEILASVILRAQGSPLATASLFGIPGQSLLYMVYGMGVLTALLTAVYMTRMLLLTFYGENRTGESERAALHEAPAIMTVPVLVLALLTVAGGWLNLPALLPLGPVGALEHWLEPVTGASTKILGGTGHLSHNTEWMLVGIATGVAVVGIVISLVLYRKPMANKTDSPVDTSLLARAYGVDALVDTLIVRPVQLVASVVLDRGVDRGVDRGFSAGGSLLARTASLMGARLQDGDVGKYAWMLAAGALALIAALTLS
- the nuoK gene encoding NADH-quinone oxidoreductase subunit NuoK, translating into MITEALIVSAILFVIGVVGVLTRRNAIILFMCAELMLNAVNLSFVAFAKMHNVTGQVFVVMVMTIAAAEAAVGLAIIISIFRHFGTVDLSNLRTLRG
- a CDS encoding NADH-quinone oxidoreductase subunit J, producing MNGFFEFQFYLFSLLAVASALLFVTRKNPVPAALWLVNVMFALAGLYVMLDAPFIGAIQVLVYAGAIMVVFVFVVMLLNLGHSEISDLRSLGSRLGAGLVGIALLANLLVAQRNRLPRVPSSPASDNVVEPVAASLFTDYLVAFELTSLVLLVAVIGAVLLAKKRVQA
- a CDS encoding NuoI/complex I 23 kDa subunit family protein, with the translated sequence MAIGVKVMERPLERVSYVRATLKGMAVTLKHLVDPHKVTMEYPETKWDLSPRWRGTHRMLTTEDGKAKCVACGLCPTVCPANCIKLTPGEDEQGNRYPLVFEIDEFRCIFCGYCQEVCPEEAIHVGRHYENAEFDRASFVYDLERLMAQTHPVSELWDPADPKGE
- a CDS encoding 2Fe-2S iron-sulfur cluster-binding protein codes for the protein MVSLTIEGRPVTVPDGMSILEAAKTAGVLVPHYCYHPGLPVAGVCRMCLVEVEKMPKLAPACATSVMEGQVVHVHSPKALEARKGVLEFLLINHPLDCPICDQAGECELQDYTFAEGRADSRYREPKRFNPVEDFGGDVLYVQNRCILCTRCVRFMSDVADEPVLNVSERGDRAFIGKAEGHDLTNPWAGNVIDLCPVGALLSKDFLNKARAWELDRAPTVCTGCSQGCNAVVETRDNVPVRLKPRPNDAVNQYYMCEVGRQSYREFARRDRADQPLVRINGTLTEVDWEDAVTAAVGALSGKRVVVLASPNLSNEALFLLERLVAQLNGQGVFRVARGETVPLPGVADLALREERAANAAGARLLGFAEVTTVGSALRHDDALLVVGDALDGVTPSELAALSSLVFVGTTIPTAVAERAVAVLPITNTVEEEGTFTNLRGRVQRFLQGRTAPGVARPSWFVLTDLLAATGGAAEFHLPADVFAAMVSTHQAFAGLDYESLGMHGLPVLASETATAGAAI
- the nuoF gene encoding NADH-quinone oxidoreductase subunit NuoF; translated protein: MGYPHPSHPRETPILSKYFGDAEARTLEGWRARGGYEALQKALFTDPQELQTIVKDSGLRGRGGAGFPTGMKWSFMKPDGKTHYLCCNADESEPGTFKDREIMRWTPHGLVEGVALAAHAIYAQTAYIYIRGEFTEPYARVTAAVEEAYAAGILGANAMGSGKQVDVHVHRGAGAYICGEETALMNSLEGRRGNPRIKPPFPAVAGLFGKPTTINNVETLTTVPYIIKNGAEWYKQFGRPDNPKSIGTKLFSVCGNITRPGNYEVALGFPFKDFLYDLCGGPLPGREIKAVIPGGSSVPILTREEAEGAIMDYEGMVAAGTMLGSGGAIVFDDRQCMVRQIARLTRFYAHESCAQCSQCREGTAWITRIMERIRDGEGTAEDLDTLVSIADGMSGKTICVLSDSCATPVMSGLKKFRHEFEAKIAANPAMVTVPGALRASAA
- the nuoE gene encoding complex I 24 kDa subunit family protein — its product is MSHGPSASGGALVAAPPHGHHHDEPHEPVFVGEARTQLDTILSRYPTKQAALLPALWMLQDARGWVSDKGIEEIAALLAITPAYIKGVVSFYTMYHQHPVGRHFIQVCTTTPCNVCGAEDVVKSFLEHTGCGDLGLTSADGRFTVIEVECLGACGFATPVMINNDFIESVTPESVPRILAELK